TTGTGACATTGGGTTTAATTCATGTCAACTCATGTTTCTGGTGTGATGTTGTTCTGTAATGGACTTAAGCTGTTATGTTTAAAATGGAATTAAGTGTTTTGTTCCTCGTGCCTTGGCTTCTTGTGTAGTCATTCTTGTTTTAAAGCATTGACTTGGTGGTGTACAGATAAGGCAAAGAGTTAAGCCCAAGCAGAGATCAAAGCATTGAAGTTGCCTGAACGACAGAGAGAGAAGGCTGTCGAAGAGGTTAATCTCTTACTTaagctctatttttttttaagaaacccaaATTAAGAAACTCCCATTGAACTACTTAAAATGAGAGTTTCTTAACAAAAGTTCTTagagttacatttattattaaaatatcattaaggATCCCATTAAAGATTTTagggataaagatgctctaagcTCCTCATTAACAACTTTTACTCGGCGCATGATAGCGAGTTCATAAAATACGCCGTACACAAAGCATCTACCTAATTTCACTAATAGTGGAGTTGACCTTTTTCTATTCGTCAACTGGCTAATACTAAACACAAAAGGCATTATGTAACACATGGccataatttataatcatatagATGATTCATATCAAACGATATGAAACTTATAAATACCAGTCAAGATTCCAAATGTTTACGCGccaagttattaaaaaaaaaaacaggagagAGACCAAGTCACAGAGAAAGCTTAACAAAAGATGGACATTAGCCATATATTACGAATCCGCTCTTTGTTTTAAGCCAATGAAAGCCTTTTTTTTATTGGTATGGCATGTAACGCATTGGCCTTCTGAACCTAGGCGCTTTCCTGCATACACAGATTTAGAAAGGGAAAAACGATTAAGAAAGATGTCAAGAGAAGCTGTAACCACAAGGTGTAAAACGAACATACCCATATCCATATGGAGAATACATATACGGAGACATGAAAGGTCTGCGGAACCGGTAGCCCATGTACGGGTTGAATCGTCTACCACGGTGCTGTTTCAGTCCAGGAACGTTTGTTCTCTTAGGCAGCACCTACAAGAAAAATTTAAGCCAGATAAATGAGTTTTTGGGTCTTTATAGTAGTAGTAGTTAGGAATAAACTTTTGTGTAATGTACCTTTAGTTGACGACCATGTAACTCTGATTCATTCAGCTGCAGAGCCTCTTGTATGGCTTCAACTTCCACAAACTCGACATACGCAAATCCCTTTGGCTGCCCGAACTTGTCCGTCAGAATTGTCACCCGATGGACAGTCCCGCATGATTGGAAATGTTGCTGCACTTCTTCAGGTGTACAAGCGTAATCAACCTGCATAGTGAAAATATGCAGTTATAGTACACAGCAAACAAGCATAACCCATGAGGAACACAAAGATCAATCCATCAGATTAGCAAGTTCAGAGAAACAAGAACAACAAGCAAAGACATTGATTGTTGACCATCCTTCATCAAACACACGCCCTCTACCTTTCATTCTTTTCACATGTGCAAACATGAACAAGAACTTAGTGAACTTGTCACAGTTAATCAACTCCAAATTTTAAAGCctaagaaataaatttatttttttccgaGGCAAAGCAGAGTGGAAAATTTAGTATACTTGAGTGGCCATTAAGACGAAAAGATCCCTTACGCTGAGTACCAACCATAAACTTTATGACAATCTTTCATAATTTGTTAGCACCATTCACCAAACAGCAGATTCTCACCAAATAGGAAAGCCTCCAGCATCTCGGTTCAGCTCTTCAAGAGCTGTCTCCTATTCTCCTAGTGGAAGGATTGCAATCTACACCACTCAACTATTTCACTCTCTCcacattccctctctttctCAAACCCATgacttttttccttttcaatttttttttggggatCTAAAacgtatttttttctttttttcagattttttaatcATGTTCGACAAGAGAACAGAGCTgatatttttaatacaaaaataagaTGTAGAGACCCCCCCCTAAAACTATCAGAAAACCCAAAGCTAATAAGAACTTCAGCAATGAGAACAAGCCTGCGACTGCACTGAGAAAAGTCATAAGAAAATCAAACTCaacgaaaaagaaaacaaaacaacagaCATCCTAAATTTCGAACAGATGGAACAGATGAAAAGGGTGAGGTATGGAACAAATAAATTGAAAGATATCTTATCTTCTACACTCTCATCACTTtactattaataattttagtctAATCTAGACTGGTCACTAAACAGACATCCAGTGCATGCCCCACACCAAAGATGTTACATTATCAATTCAACCACTAGCTTTGATAGCAAGTCATGTAGAGAGTACAACAGGAAGAAGAGAACATAATCACATTGTAGAACTATAATACTCCTAACATCCAATATTAAAAGCTATTCATCTACGCACAACTCATACTCTAAGTGAATGCACACTAAACCAGTGAGAACTGAAACTATGAAATCAACCAGCAGCGATCAATAGTTcaaagaagaacaaagagaaaacaGAAATCAATAAGAAGAAACATAAGCATTCTTACATTGCCAACAAAAACCGATCGAGCATCAACCTCCTCCTTGCCTGCTTGATTTGCTGCTAGAGTAGCAGGATCTGCaattgaaaattcaaaaaaaaaaaaaaacaattgaagtgaagaagaagccatatcTTAGCTTGCAGTTGTTAAGGAAACGAAATCAAAGAGAGTTAAACCTTGAGCTCCCATCTCCTTCTCAACCTTGGCCTGCATCTCACGTAGAGCAGCAGCTTCATCCTCCATCTCCTTCAATCGTTTTTTCATCTCATCCAGCTCCTAGTGTTCAAATTACCAATCAAACAGACACACACGCGATTACAAATCAATCGATCATCACTTCCCAAAACAGTAAAACAGAGAGAGGGAAGAATAGCAGCAGACCTTAGCAGCATCCTCGTCGGCAGCAGCCATCTCCATATCAGGATTAGGAGCCTCCAGGTCACCATCCATCTCTCCGACGTCGGGAATCTCTCCCCCGTAAACCTCGTGCTCCTCTTCCTCCATCGCTCTCCGTCGCGACGTTtgctttgttcttctttttttttttgtctaaaaagaAACGCTTAGGGCACTTTTAAACCGATTCGGATAGCGACACGTAAGTATCGTATCTGAGCCTATTTATTATATCCTAATTGGGCCTATAGGCCCAATTACAACCTTATCGTTAATTTCGATTCGACCCCTTATATTTATCTACAATTACATTATCGATCACCCAAAACATCACCGCTAAAGATTTTGAACTCGTCAGAATCGCCTTTGATTGATTCGCTTTGATCCCTCCAGGTAAGCTTCGAATCTTTAAGCTTTGATCCCGAATTTTCTTGATTACTGAttataattgattttaatttgaATGAAATGAATTGATTGTGGTTTTAGATCAATTtgctggagagagagagagatccaaTGGCAGGAGCAGGTGGATTTGTTGAGGCTGATAATGCAGAGGCAATCATCGCTAGGATCGAAACCAAATCTAGCAAGATCGAAAGCTTACTCAAACAGTATTCACCTTTACCTTTTGAGTTTAAAGTTCCCTTTTCTTTTGTCAGATGACCTTTAATAGTTAACTTGGTTTTGTGCAGGTACAAACCCGTTGAAGCTCTAAAAACGGCTCTTGAAGGTTCACCTCCTAAAACTCTCGATGAGCGTTGCAAGGTCTCTGTTTCCTCTGCATCTCTCTCTAATAGTTTGTGTGCTCATTACCAAAGGAATGATGATTATAATAAATGGTTGCTTTCAATTTGCAGTCGGCTAATTGGATAGTTGTGCACAGAGCTTTAATGGCGATAAAGGATATTGAAGGAATGCTGAATGCTCTTGATGTCGAGTATTACGACATTCTCATGAAGTAAATCCCCCCTTGCCTCTTATTTCTTGTCTGAATTTCATTGGAGATAGATAAAGGCTAGAGcaaaaatttatataacatgGTTTAGGTTTTGTGTCAATGCAATCTTTGTTTGTATGAAAATAAAGAGTTGGTCGTGTTGTATAATATGGTTAGGTTTTGTTATTGCGATCTCTGTCCATTGAGGGAATGTTACAATTTAGCTTAGCTCTTGAAGAGTAAGTGTTAATCTTTATGTTTGCTTGAATGGTGTGGAACAGGTACTTGTACAGAGGCCTTTCCACTGGGGACCGACCTACATGCGATCAGTGTTTGAAGATTCACGAGAAACTCACTGAGAGAGCTGGTCTCGGTTGCATTCTCCGTTGTCTTACTGATACTATCAATACCGTTTGATCATTGTATTATTACCACCATTGTATTACTTTAAAAAGACatgagtttttgttttgatcATACATTCATTGAAGATGCACTTTCGATAACTGAACCAACAGTTTATCTtaaactagacctgacattgaATTATATCTCATAACCAGGAAACTTAGAATCTACCGGCGACACAAGATCGAACCAGAGGCATGCCGGTCCAGCTAGTCCCCGGAACAGCGAGTAGTCATATTCTGCTTCTCCCATTGTCGCACTCACAAGCTCTCTCGCGTCATGACACAAGTAACTCGCGAACGCTTTTGCTCTCTCTTCGTACACAACATCTCCTGTTAACCTATAAAGCGACAAGAAAGCATAGGCGTTGCCAGCAACTCCATCCGCTAAACCTACCTTCTTCACCAAGCCACTCTTCCACACTACTTCTCCAGCTTCAATTGCTGCTTCACGAAAATCCCTCTCCTTTGGAAACACCTGTGATGCTTTAGCCAGAGTAATGGCCATGCCGGTTGCACCATGAGCCCACTGGACCAGCTTATCTCTCGGATTCCCTTCGCTGCACGGATAGTTTCCGCTGTTTGGAAACCTATTGCTCATCATGTACCTCAACGTCCCTTGCACATCCTTCACATCCTCTTCTGATAATGGGAAGTGTAACAAGACGTGCAAGATTCCAGCTAATCCATTCGCCGCACCCCAAAACCGTGTCCCGTGGAACCTATAaaccacaaacaaacaaaaagaaggaTAAGTTTATGCTCTTGACATTCTTGAAATAAATGAACTTAAAAGATAGAAATCAGTTGTGCCTGTATAACAAAGGGCAAGCTTGATGATCTGCTGCGCCAACTCGTCCACCAGATAAGATGGCTGCGACAATAGGCGATAAGAGATGATCAGGAACAGTGCCTTCACCGAGGTATCGGTTTAGGAACAAAGCAGCCCAAAGAAAACCCGCTCTTCCATAGAGAAGGTCATATGACATTCCAAATCCTCCTTCCTCTGGTCCTGCTGGTAACTCTCTTTCTTCTGCTAGCtaaacaattttataaaaacatattgttTATTGTATCTAGTTATCACGTAAGAGTTTAGATCAATGTCAGTTTATTAAACAGAACAAAACTATCAAGTGTATACCAATGTTAGTCTATAAAACAGAACATTGTTATCACATTATTGTAACATGAGATATGTATACTTAATCTACTTTTGTCTGAATGTGGTGAAACTAAAACCTGAAGTAGTTACAAGTGAAAAGACAGGTACCTCAAGAAAAAGACCGAGAAAGAGGTCAAGCTTTGATTGGTCCCCACTGTAACTGGCTACGATTGCACCAAGCGCATACACTCCTCCTCTTCCACATAAAAACGTCACGTGCCTATTCATGACCATAATCAATCCAAAAATCTATTAGAAAACGACCTATTCATTTGGGTGTGTAGATATTATTCCACAAATTgcaattttacatattattcaTGACTCTGTTATGGTTAATAATTGTCTGAAAAGcgacattttttttaaataatactaatgaaattttgttttcagaatatttttttgtggaaTATGATATCTAAGATGTTCTCACCTGGTTGTGGCGCGTGCAACGTCGGCACACGTGTCGATTATATCGGCGCAAGTTAGCAGATCTTGATGGTTCCTCGTGACCTCGTACGACTTCAAGCAAGTGAAAGCTGTGCCGAGTAGTCCTGTGTACACAGTCGGATCTAACACCACACCCGGATCCGGACCGCCTTTCCACGTAGCCTCCACAACctacacatacatatatacatacatcGACCGGTAAATATATACGAGCCGACGTACGGTCCATAGGAAGGACTCTAGCTAAACCTAGCAGTATGTGGCATCACCTGGTCCTTGAGTAACGTTGCTGCTCTAAGGAAAGTATCCGTAGAGAGAAAACTTGTCGCCGGAACTTTTGGTTCGGAGGATGTTCGTAGAATAAAATGATCAAGATCGCCGTTCTTGTTTGTCTCTCCGCCGTTACCATCTTCGCCGCATCTCGCTTGCTCCGCTGAGAACTCTACCGCCGACGATAAcatagctctctctctctctctctcactctttaTCTTGGTATCTTTAGAATGAGAAAGTACGAACGCTAccttaatatatgtataatttttttcccTTCTAGAGTCTTGACAACAGGCACTATTCATACAGTTTAtgatcattctttttttttattgctaaCATTTACTTACCACATAAATAAAACGTGGGTGAGCCCATAGATTAACAACAATTAAAATACTTAAGAAACTTATTAAAAGAACTTAAGAAACCATTATTAGAAGGTAAAGTCATTACTAAACGGGGTAAACTCCCATCCTTAAGTTCCTAACTGCTACTTGTGGTAGTAAAAGTATTTGTTTGATGGgcttatttgccaaataaccaaaaaaaaattgaaaattagatTTTGGGAGTGAGAGTAGAGAGATAGAAAGAGAAAGTAGGAGAGAGGGAGGAATTTTGGTTAATTagtatatttaagtttttttcatgTATATAGGGTGCAATTTCCCTTGTTTAATTGCTTGTACTGATACATTTATAACTAGGAAGCTTTAACTCATTACGAAATTATAACTAGTTAATACATGCAACTGAAGTCTAAAGAGTGTTGGATCCATTAAAATGAAATCTAACACTGCTAAAAGCACAATATACTCAATGGGAAGGGTGTCCACGTCCTCAAATTAATTCAGGCCAATAAGGAGATGACACCTCAGCTTTAGTTCCACGTATTACACAAACAAATAGAcggaacatttttttttgacatctatATGCTTTGACTTCAGCTTCTTCGTTTTAATCGTTACCCTAAttcgtttcttcttcttaaatcAGTGTTCACCATCAATAAATGTCAAGAAAATCTTTTCATATTCTGAATCTATCCTGTACAAATCTGCCATATCCTCCTCAGTTGCACCGTCATGGATTACCAAAGCAACCAACGGCGTAGCCGTCTGCCACGTACATCCTGACGCTGGCAACGACACCCAACTTCATGTTCGATCTCTGCTCCAAtgaaaaaaactagaaaacctTCACCGGAGTTTACCTCTTCCTCCCGCCGGCGTGTTGGCTCAATCAGGTTCTGTACTTATCAGCTGCTCTTCGTCTTTATCCTTGAATAATGGTTCAACTCCAGAGTCCTTGAACGAGAGGTATTATTAATCTTCAGTTGCTAAGCTTAACGTCCACAAAGTTTCATAAAAATGGTCAATGTAGCACTTTTTGGctataggtttttttttttgaacacaaggctatagggtttaagatttgattaatatatattgcaaAATCTGAACTTTAATTGGTTGAAGTGAATCTTGAACTGTGGAACTCTGGTTGTgtttattaaattgtgttgccATCATTGTAATTTTCAGTGGCCTAAAAGGGGCAGTCATCTTTCCTGGAATGCCTTCCTTCGATGGAGAAGGGTTTTGCTTAAAAGACTTAAAGTCAGTGGAGCAGCTCTTACTGGAGACGAGGAGCATAATATTGATCCAAaggtttcatcttttttttctgttcTCTGTTTCCTTCTTCACATGTCTCATCCTGTTTCTCGCTAGGCGATTGCAAGAGAGGTTTCAGCAGTGAATCGGCTTGGCATTGAGGTTATTCTCCGACACATTTTTGATCTTACTGCGATTGGGTAACTCTGTAACCATGGATTCATGAGTTATAAGTAGCTAGGTATTATGCGTTGAGCTCTTTCCTAGACATGTTGATTGAGAAAGTATGATTAGATGGAAATGTTTTGTACACTAAGTACAATAATAACTGTGTAGAAGTTACAAAATGTGTTCTCGATTTATATCTATCGGGTTAGTTCCCTATAATCCTTCCTTCTTAACAACAAAAATGCTCTGACACAGTCTTAACCACACTGATCTTTGATTTTAATCGATTTTGCAatcaccaaaaaaattaaaagcttATTTGCACATCAGTTATAAGCAACCACTGATTGATTCTTTGGTAACGCCAAATTAAAGCTCGCAAGTGTTGTAACATACGTGAAGTAGGATGTTGTGTCTGGGTCATGGGCATTACAAGGTCATGTATGATGTCTTAATCTTCTTATACTTTTACAACAGGTTGCTATTGTTGTTGGAGGAGGAAATATATCTTTAGTGGATCCACCTGGGCTGGGTGCAGTGGCTTTGACCGTTCCTCTACTGATTGTATCGGGTATCAAATCCATTCTTGACTTTTTGGTGCCAGACGAATGTGTTTTTTTCCCGTACAGTTTCATCAGTGGTGATCATAATGAATTTTGAGTTCATCTCTTAGAAATCAGGTTCTCATCTTCTAGATTATACATCATTTATTTCATTCCAAGAGAGAGACATACTCTATATCTTATCgttgttttgtgattttaatcATGTAAGTTTTGGTTCAAATTGATGGTTTATACATTCAGCAAGTCTATTTGTtatagttttaatagtttttcttCAAGTTAGTTGGTGCTTTCAATTGTTGCTTTACAATCTTAGGTCAAGGGTGTGTCTTAACTTTGATATTACTATGCTTTTCACCGCAAAGCTCCTGCAGCGCTTCGACCATCAAGTTATATGTTTTGTATGTTTCAGGTCATGTGTTTACTGCAGGTAGTCGTCTACACAGCAGCATCTTGAATTGAGGTTTTGTCTCCTTCAGTTCTACCTGAgaaatctgaaaacaaatcGGTTAGTGAAGAAGCTTCAAGTGTAACACGAAAAGATGTTGTATTTAAGATGGTGGATGAAGCCGATGAGCTATCTGTTGCAAGAAGCAAAattgtgctgatatgtgtataaCATATTCCTTCAGCTGTCACAGTCCGATCTCTGCAATCTTTTCATTATCCCTGGATATGAAAGGTAAGAGACGCCatcctctttttttgtttattgcttTCCTGAGTTTCATCGTTCTTCTCATAGTTATATATGCATGCAATAATATACACAACATAGGTTCTTTCATATCCCTGAATTGCTTATACTCacacatatattttaatatcttcATAGGTTACCGGATAGAATTTCTTTTTCGCAGGAGAGG
This genomic interval from Brassica napus cultivar Da-Ae chromosome A6, Da-Ae, whole genome shotgun sequence contains the following:
- the LOC106347991 gene encoding actin-related protein 2/3 complex subunit 5A produces the protein MAGAGGFVEADNAEAIIARIETKSSKIESLLKQYKPVEALKTALEGSPPKTLDERCKSANWIVVHRALMAIKDIEGMLNALDVEYYDILMKYLYRGLSTGDRPTCDQCLKIHEKLTERAGLGCILRCLTDTINTV
- the LOC106347990 gene encoding polyadenylate-binding protein 2 translates to MEEEEHEVYGGEIPDVGEMDGDLEAPNPDMEMAAADEDAAKELDEMKKRLKEMEDEAAALREMQAKVEKEMGAQDPATLAANQAGKEEVDARSVFVGNVDYACTPEEVQQHFQSCGTVHRVTILTDKFGQPKGFAYVEFVEVEAIQEALQLNESELHGRQLKVLPKRTNVPGLKQHRGRRFNPYMGYRFRRPFMSPYMYSPYGYGKAPRFRRPMRYMPYQ
- the LOC106347989 gene encoding lanC-like protein GCL1 → MLSSAVEFSAEQARCGEDGNGGETNKNGDLDHFILRTSSEPKVPATSFLSTDTFLRAATLLKDQVVEATWKGGPDPGVVLDPTVYTGLLGTAFTCLKSYEVTRNHQDLLTCADIIDTCADVARATTRHVTFLCGRGGVYALGAIVASYSGDQSKLDLFLGLFLELAEERELPAGPEEGGFGMSYDLLYGRAGFLWAALFLNRYLGEGTVPDHLLSPIVAAILSGGRVGAADHQACPLLYRFHGTRFWGAANGLAGILHVLLHFPLSEEDVKDVQGTLRYMMSNRFPNSGNYPCSEGNPRDKLVQWAHGATGMAITLAKASQVFPKERDFREAAIEAGEVVWKSGLVKKVGLADGVAGNAYAFLSLYRLTGDVVYEERAKAFASYLCHDARELVSATMGEAEYDYSLFRGLAGPACLWFDLVSPVDSKFPGYEI